A stretch of the Diprion similis isolate iyDipSimi1 chromosome 14, iyDipSimi1.1, whole genome shotgun sequence genome encodes the following:
- the LOC124414734 gene encoding heterogeneous nuclear ribonucleoprotein H-like — protein MSNGSGDHDEEGYVVKLRGLPWSTTVDEILKFFNDCSISHGKAGIHMTMSREGRPSGEAYIEMDTEEDIEKACKRDRDHMGHRYIEVFKAKRGEMEWVVKRSGLNLENAMDDGCVRLRGLPFGCSKEEIAQFFAGLEILPNGISLPTDYTGRSTGEAYVQFVNKDVAERALQKHKEKIGHRYIEIFRSSLSEVRASIGPKMRGGPMGSFNQRPAPYDRGDRFGGMNRFSNNGRGSRSRDFDSGLWGGSNNFGSRGGNMCMRGSMDMKGNNFRGSGDNWNGGNSGLHCIHMRGLPFRATEQDIADFFRPIVPVNIRLLLENSGRASGEADVEFASHDEAVKAMSKDKSHMSHRYIELFLNSSSGSGGISGLGGIGNFCGGLGSNFRPGYSPNNRGYNNSQLGGNNYNSF, from the exons ATGTCGAACGGAAGTGGTGATCACGACGAGGAAGGATATGTCGTAAAGCTTCGAGGACTGCCTTGGTCTACCACAGTCGACgagatattgaaatttttcaacgactgtAGCATTTCGCATGGTAAAGCTGGTATCCATATGACTATGTCGAGGGAAGGAAGACCCAGCGGTGAAGCATATATTGAAATGGATACGGAAGAGGATATCGAGAAGGCATGCAAACGAGACAGAGATCACATGGGACATCGGTACATCGAAG tCTTCAAAGCCAAAAGGGGTGAGATGGAGTGGGTGGTTAAAAGGAGTGGATTGAATTTGGAAAATGCAATGGACGATGGCTGTGTTCGTTTGCGTGGTTTACCATTTGGTTGTTCAAAAGAAGAGATTGCACAGTTTTTCGCCG GGTTGGAGATTTTGCCGAACGGGATATCGCTACCTACAGACTACACGGGCCGCAGTACTGGGGAGGCTTACGTTCAGTTTGTTAACAAAGATGTTGCGGAGAGAGCTCTGCAGAAACACAAGGAAAAGATAGGACACAG GTACATTGAAATATTCCGAAGCAGCTTGTCAGAGGTTCGTGCCAGCATTGGTCCTAAAATGCGCGGAGGCCCAATGGGTAGTTTCAACCAAAGACCTGCACCCTATGATCGTGGGGACAGATTCGGAGGGATGAATCGTTTCAGCAATAACGGTAGAGGCTCCAGGAGTAGAG ACTTTGATAGTGGATTATGGGGTGGAAGCAATAACTTTGGATCACGCGGCGGAAATATGTGTATGCGTGGCAGCATGGATATGAAGGGTAATAACTTTAGAGGCAGTGGAGATAATTGGAACGGTGGAAACTCTGGTCTTCACTGTATCCACATGCGAGGCCTTCCCTTCAGAGCTACGGAACAAGATATTGCAGAT tttttcagGCCTATTGTCCCCGTGAATATACGTCTCTTATTGGAGAACAGCGGGAGAGCGTCGGGCGAAGCAGATGTTGAATTTGCCAGCCATGACGAAGCTGTCAAAGCTATGTCAAAG GATAAAAGCCACATGTCACACAGATACATAGAACTGTTTCTCAACTCGTCTAGTGGATCAGGTGGTATATCAGGATTGGGAGGGATTGGCAACTTCTGCGGAG GATTAGGCAGTAATTTCAGACCAGGTTATTCACCGAACAACCGGGGTTACAACAACAGTCAACTCGGAGGAAATAACTATAATAGTTTTTGA
- the LOC124414699 gene encoding MOB kinase activator 1B — protein MSFLFGSRSSKTFKPKKNIPEGTHQYDLMKHAAATLGSGNLRLAVMLPEGEDLNEWVAVNTVDFFNQINMLYGTITEFCTEESCPIMSAGPKYEYHWADGHTVKKPIKCSAPKYIDYLMTWVQDQLDDETLFPSKIGVPFPKNFLSIAKTILKRLFRVYAHIYHQHFSEVVQLGEEAHLNTSFKHFIFFVQEFNLIDRRELAPLQELIEKLTAKDAR, from the exons ATGAGCTTCCTGTT CGGAAGCCGATCTTCGAAAACTTTCAAGCCAAAGAAGAATATCCCTGAAGGGACGCATCAGTATGATTTAATGAAACATGCAGCGGCGACACTTGGCTCAGGAAATTTACGTTTGGCAGTGATGTTACCTGAGGGTGAAGATCTCAATGAATGGGTTGCCGTCAATA cgGTCGACTTTTTCAACCAAATAAATATGTTGTATGGAACAATTACGGAGTTTTGTACAGAGGAGAGCTGCCCGATTATGTCAGCTGGTCCGAAGTACGAGTATCATTGGGCCGATGGTCATACTGTCAAGAAACCAATCAAGTGCTCCGCACCCAAATATATCGATTACCTAATGACGTGGGTGCAGGATCAATTGGATGACGAGACTCTGTTTCCATCAAAAATTG GAGTGccgtttccaaaaaatttcctctCAATTGCCAAGACCATATTAAAGCGCTTGTTCAGAGTCTACGCACATATTTATCACCAGCACTTCAGTGAGGTCGTTCAACTGGGAGAAGAGGCACATCTTAACACATCGTTTaagcattttatttttttcgttcag GAATTCAACCTAATAGACAGACGAGAATTAGCCCCATTACAAGAGCTAATTGAAAAACTGACTGCAAAGGATGCTCGATGA
- the LOC124414458 gene encoding sodium- and chloride-dependent glycine transporter 1-like, translating to MFSTGILGVLLFYMKVTNAEEELYFPKYAKLFNFYPFALGMLPVRQMWSLIYFMFVALLSTSYTIVNMAVLEESIYDNFPVVLRYRSYVKVAICTLGFLIGILTDLMVDNESSAYEDEPVLRIAQRLTIIILLTLTISVG from the exons ATGTTTTCAACTGGCATTCTAGGCGTGCTGTTGTTTTACATGAAAGTCACCAACGCCGAAGAGGAGCTCTATTTTCCAA AATATGCAAAACTCTTCAACTTCTATCCCTTTGCACTGGGAATGCTGCCTGTTCGACAAATGTGGAGCTTGATCTACTTCATGTTTGTGGCCCTATTGTCGACATCTTACACT ATAGTGAATATGGCGGTGCTTGAAGAAAGCATATACGACAACTTCCCAGTAGTGTTGCGGTACCGAAGCTATGTCAAAGTTGCAATATGCACTCTTGGATTTCTAATTGGAATCCTTACTGACCTTATG GTTGACAACGAATCGAGCGCTTATGAAGACGAGCCTGTACTGAGGATTGCACAGCGACTGacaatcattattttattgacCCTCACAATCAGCGTTGGGTAA
- the LOC124414709 gene encoding uncharacterized protein LOC124414709, producing the protein MEVNRIPTGRYAGRVCRSEYCEVIDISFPSNNVSEMASNILYVILLIVALLFMLRQVVMSIKARNVTGLLFQATMLWGPPSDEDRRMRRMYNPREETNYWKKNSQCTHHCLIGKDILLSVIHSEINSRSNRARRNDTMQQDMTAVTKSTKQNQEVFSINKVSSAELENFEEQVNEKLKFLQKIEEMEAELKHERVEALRNNVEAAKSIDEMDGRVSGRCNRFLCHSDKFLLISLLYRLNK; encoded by the exons ATGGAAGTCAACCGAATACCTACTGGAAGATATGCTGGAAGAGTTTGCCGTTCGGAATATTG CGAAGTAATCGACATTAGCTTCCCGTCTAACAATGTGTCCGAAATGGCATCGAATATACTCTACGTAATCCTGTTGATCGTGGCATTACTCTTTATGCTCCGTCAAGTTGTCATGTCCATTAAGGCTAGA AATGTTACGGGCTTGTTATTTCAAGCTACGATGCTTTGGGGACCACCGTCGGACGAAGATCGCCGGATGCGCAGGATGTACAATCCACGCGAAGAGACCAACTACTGGAAGAAGAACAGCCAGTGCACTCACCACTGTCTCATTGGAAAAGACATTCTGCTCTCTGTTATTCACAGCGAGATTAATTCAAGGAGTAACAGGGCCAGACGCAATGACAC GATGCAACAGGATATGACTGCGGTAACAAAATCGACGAAACAGAATCAGGAAGTTTTTTCCATCAACAAGGTATCCAGTGCAGAGTTAGAAAATTTCGAGGAGCAGGTGAATGAGAAATTGAAGTTTCTCCAAAAAATCGAGGAGATGGAGGCTGAACTAAAGCACGAGCGAGTTGAAGCTCTAAGAAATAATGTTGAAGCTGCAAAATCTATTGACGAAATGGACGGCCGAGTGAGTGGGCGATGCAACAGGTTTTTGTGCCACAGCGACAAGTTCTTGCTGATTTCTTTGTTGTACAGATTGAACAAATGA
- the LOC124414707 gene encoding F-box only protein 6-like yields the protein MSEVQGTSASESPIKFDANSDNGLIITDKYLPEELLSEILFYVDPKTMLNCHLVCKRWYSILRTYVWRKKAEAIMGKRLHFDGEFSWFLYYVICNKNPIGKNLLKNHSGKDGRKKFWRILRDGGQQWNVECPPTGVPELPSSEPFFKNEQYCFVTSFRDCTKEQTVNLVSNGLPPKFLDQFQPPIMISEWYSCRWDCPAAYKCSAHLKNESGKVLDEFHFENILVGELQNTWFQVQHEFTNYGPGLRKVTFLHEGVDRKFWAGHYGSKMAGACVKVNLPKQKPTEYEEAADILLES from the exons ATGTCAGAAGTTCAAGGTACCTCTGCATCGGAATCACCGATCAAGTTTGACGCAAACAGTGACAATGGGTTGATAATAACAGACAAATACTTGCCTGAAGAATTACTGAGTGAGATCTTATTCTATGTCGATCCGAAGACTATGTTGAACTGCCACCTGGTCTGCAAGCGTTGGTACTCAATACTGCGTACCTATGTCTGGCGAAAGAAGGCCGAAGCTATTATGGGAAAGCGATTGCACTTTGATGGAGAATTTTCTTGGTTTTTGTACTACGTAATATGCAATAAAAATCCtataggaaaaaatttactcaaaaatCACTCTGGTAAAGATGgacggaaaaaattttggaggATACTGCGTGATGGTGGCCAACAGTGGAATGTCGAATGTCCTCCAACTGGTGTCCCAGAGCTACCAAGCTCAGAGCCATTCTTTAAGAATGAACAATATTGTTTTGTTACTTCCTTCCGCGACTGCACCAAAGAACAAACTGTTAATTTAGTTTCCAATGGATTACCACCGAAATTTTTAGATCAATTTCAGCCACCTATCATG ATAAGCGAGTGGTACAGTTGCAGATGGGATTGTCCAGCAGCTTACAAATGTTCCGCTcacttgaaaaatgaatctgGTAAAGTCCtggatgaatttcattttgaaaatattcttgtaGGTGAATTGCAGAATACTTGGTTTCAA GTCCAACACGAATTCACCAACTATGGACCTGGATTGAGAAAAGTGACCTTTTTGCATGAAGGTGTCGACCGAAAATTTTGGGCTGGACATTATGGTAGCAAAATGGCTGGAGCATGCGTCAAAGTAAATCTGCCGAAGCAGAAGCCTACGGAGTATGAAGAGGCCGCCGATATTCTCTTAGAGTCATAG
- the LOC124414708 gene encoding F-box only protein 44-like: MGQLQSMMYETRVEFDENGNNGLVVMDRYLPEELLSEILFHVDHKTLLNCQLVCKRWQSVLQNYVWKRKAEAVIERHLDFCEEISWFLYYSICAKKSLEKNLIKNHSGKNGPRKHWKIITENGDNWGVECPPIGAPPLPISEPVFEGKQHCFVTSYYNCSKQQTIDLIAEGLLPQLLDIFQPPIVVSEWYCSREDCPASYECSATLIDNFGKIMDTTEFRDTLENERQNTWFYIEHEFTNYGPGLRKVIFQHAGIDRRFWSGHYGSKMAGACVKVNLPKYESMNIRETEDP; encoded by the exons GAGTTTGATGAGAACGGCAACAACGGTTTGGTGGTAATGGACAGATACTTACCTGAAGAGTTATTGAGTGAAATATTGTTCCACGTCGATCATAAGACTCTGTTGAATTGTCAACTCGTTTGCAAGCGGTGGCAATcagttttgcaaaattatgtgTGGAAGAGAAAAGCGGAAGCTGTAATTGAACGACATCTAGACTTCTGTGAAGAAATATCCTGGTTCCTTTACTACAGTATCTGCGCTAAAAAAtccttggaaaaaaatttaatcaagaacCACTCTGGCAAAAATGGGCCAAGAAAGCATTGGAAGATAATAACTGAAAATGGAGATAATTGGGGAGTAGAATGCCCCCCCATCGGCGCTCCGCCGCTGCCCATTTCTGAGCCTGTTTTTGAAGGCAAACAACATTGCTTTGTCACATCCTACTATAACTGTAGCAAGCAACAAACTATAGATTTAATTGCCGAGGGGTTGCTACCACAACTACTAGACATATTTCAACCACCCATTGTG GTCAGCGAGTGGTACTGCTCCAGAGAAGATTGCCCAgcttcatatgaatgttcagCTACACTAATcgataattttggaaaaattatggACACCACTGAATTCCGCGATACCCTTGAAAATGAGAGGCAAAACACTTGGTTTTAT ATCGAACATGAATTCACAAATTATGGGCCTGGATTGAGGAAGGTGATCTTTCAGCATGCAGGTATAGATAGGAGGTTTTGGTCAGGACATTATGGCAGTAAAATGGCTGGTGCATGTGTTAAAGTAAATCTTCCAAAATACGAGTCTATGAATATTAGAGAAACAGAAGATCCTTAG